The following are encoded in a window of Colletotrichum lupini chromosome 3, complete sequence genomic DNA:
- a CDS encoding short-chain dehydrogenase, with amino-acid sequence MSAHGSNKGVDTVAYNSSKSAVVQMARSLAAEWGSRADIPLIRVNSISPGCIRTRMAEGPLSNPDMEREWTNGNMLMRLSEAHEYRGPITFLLSDASSFMTGSDVRVDGGHTAW; translated from the exons ATGAGTGCTCACGGGAGTAACAAG GGCGTTGATACCGTGGCATACAATTCCTCAAAATCGGCAGTTGTTCAGATGGCTCGTTCTCTTGCTGCTGAATGGGGCAGCCGCGCAGATATACCACTCATTCGGGTGAACTCAATCTCGCCTGGGTGCATCCGTACACGTATGGCGGAAGGACCACTCAGCAATCCTGATATGGAGAGAGAATGGACCAACGGCAATATGTTGATGAGATTGAGTGAGGCGCATGAGTACAGAGGTCCCATCACCTTTCTGCTTAGCGATGCCAGCAGTTTCATGACCGGTTCTGATGTCCGTGTAGATGGGGGCCACACAGCGTGGTAG
- a CDS encoding Rieske domain-containing protein, giving the protein MSREHRYFRDPDKHRSESVESMLRVLLPNRGGMNAFGGRSRSSAGWFFAGLDSSFPDLGIDEGNLSDLRFCGTDLKSGCKVFQVRKSDHSRSTEVLLAPDVLNYAELEGDLKDQVLVFKFKGKFHAVDHKCPHSSYPLSHGTPFDIEDFGIVLSAGLTCPKHGWSFDLHSGMADRARYKLGIWEVQLRDTASIGAIPIGEDVPGRGANLLADLRSVYDFPEYIDTNPVAWLKSSLTSDHQSYFSVGDDVIERHRNQAIITGGGGSMGLEVARSVLESGGDVICIDRQDNPLEEPWNRVLNVSKSHGTQAWYYRCDITDAENVKFVFEEAMKKSRFPFRGLVTCAGISGDAPSIDFPISTARSIIDINVIGRLICVQAAAQEI; this is encoded by the exons ATGTCACGGGAACACCGCTACTTTCGCGATCCCGATAAGCACCGATCAGAATCCGTCGAATCCATGCTAAGAGTCTTACTTCCGAATCGAGGAGGGATGAATGCCTTCGGAGGGCGATCGCGGTCCTCAGCAGGATGGTTCTTCGCCGGCCTCGACTCGTCATTCCCCGATCTTGGGATCGATGAAGGCAACCTATCAGATCTCCGTTTTTGTGGTACGGATCTGAAATCTGGTTGCAAGGTGTTCCAAGTGCGGAAGTCAGATCATTCGCGCAGTACAGAGGTACTCTTGGCCCCTGATGTTCTCAACTACGCTGAGCTTGAGGGTGATCTGAAAGATCAAGTACTTGTTTTCAAGTTCAAGGGCAAATTTCACGCCGTCGACCAT AAATGCCCACATTCTTCGTATCCGCTTTCACATGGGACACCGTTCGACATTGAAGATTTCGGGATCGTCTTGAGCGCAGGTTTGACATGTCCCAAGCATGGCTGGTCGTTTGATCTGCATTCTGGAATGGCAGACCGCGCGCGATATAAGCTGGGTATCTGGGAGGTTCAGTTGCGTGACACCGCATCAATAGGTGCAATACCGATAGGAGAGGATGTTCCAG GGCGAGGCGCCAACCTTCTAGCAGACCTTCGCTCGGTCTATGATTTCCCTGAATACATTGATACAAACCCTGTTGCGTGGTTGAAATCGAGCTTGACCAGCGATCATCAGTCCTATTTCTCCGTGGGTGACGATGTCATCGAGCGTCACAGAAACCAAGCCATCA TCACTGGCGGCGGAGGTTCTATGGGCCTAGAAGTTGCTCGCTCTGTACTGGAGAGTGGCGGCGATGTTATATGCATTGACCGACAAGATAACCCTCTAGAAGAGCCTTGGA ATCGTGTGCTGAACGTATCCAAGAGCCATGGAACACAAGCATGGTACTATAGGTGCGATATCACGGACGCAGAAAACGTTAAGTTCGTCTTCGAGGAGGCCATGAAGAAGTCACGGTTCCCCTTTAGAGGCTTGGTCACCTGTGCTGGTATTTCAGGTGACGCGCCATCTATCGACTTTCCGATCAGCACGGCTAGAAGTATCATTGATATCAACGTCATCGGCAGGCTCATCTGCGTACAAGCCGCAGCCCAGGAAATTTAG
- a CDS encoding ankyrin repeat protein has product MDPSGIIGIISVVAQIVTTCTKLGLSWRDAPEDAKKFKNEMDGLYKTLSETSSLLIQNPDFIAAFEGQHSAVLSNLATLSSPDDESLLSACQDELVRILEGLQKQLEGSRFGWQRFKVMFSGDVTQSAIENLQRRCQLINSMISIDNTMLAVRTNLEVRSLKKDLAGRHLEERKIQILDRITPVDFTTQQIDNLDRRQEGTGKWLLESPEFEAWVLGDRRTLFCPGMPGSGKTMLSSIVIEHLKRRFEENSTVGVSFMFCNFRRHDEQTPRNLLASALKQLYCTAPEECEEVENTYRHGMSSASKQDIMRCLQAVVPRFSRVYVVIDALDELDENRNMFLDVSIPITGCKKEVLTTSNPTLEAIWSLQETSYVNIFATSRHIPEIERYFDGSLCIEIRASDRDVMKFLDGQMSKLPLAMRKNEGLQDQIKDAIC; this is encoded by the exons ATGGATCCGTCAGGGATCATCGGCATCATCAGCGTGGTGGCTCAGATCGTCACCACGTGCACGAAACTTGGCCTGAGCTGGCGTGATGCTCCCGAAGACGCCAAAAAATTCAAGAATGAGATGGATGGGCTGTACAAAACACTGTCAGAAACTTCAAGCCTTCTGATCCAGAATCCCGACTTTATTGCAGCCTTTGAGGGACAGCACTCTGCGGTGCTGTCTAACCTGGCGACACTCTCCAGTCCCGACGATGAAAGCCTCCTCTCTGCTTGTCAAGACGAACTCGTTCGTATTCTTGAGGGGCTGCAGAAGCAGCTTGAGGGTAGCCGCTTCGGCTGGCAACGGTTCAAAGTGATGTTCTCTGGCGATGTGACGCAGTCAGCAATTGAAAACCTTCAGCGCCGGTGCCAATTGATAAACAGCATGATCTCGATCGACAATACGATGCTTGCGGTGAGAACCAACCTCGAAGTCCGGTCTTTGAAAAAGGATCTTGCCGGAAGACATTTAGAAGAAAGGAAGATACAGATTCTGGATAGAATAACGCCAGTCGACTTCACAACGCAGCAGATTGACAACCTCGATAGGAGGCAAGAGGGAACTGGAAAATGGCTTCTTGAATCCCCAGAGTTCGAAGCCTGGGTCCTTGGAGATCGAAGAACACTATTCTGTCCCGGAATGCCTGGTTCTGGGAAGACTATGCTTTCGTCCATCGTCATCGAGCATCTCAAACGCCGGTTTGAGGAAAATTCGACGGTTGGAGTTAGCTTCATGTTTTGCAATTTCCGACGGCACGATGAGCAAACACCCCGTAACTTGCTAGCCAGCGCATTGAAGCAACTCTATTGCACGGCGCCCGAAGAGTGCGAAGAGGTAGAGAACACCTACAGGCACGGGATGTCTTCGGCGTCGAAACAAGACATAATGCGTTGTCTTCAAGCCGTGGTACCCCGATTCAGCAGAGTATACGTTGTCATCGACGCCTTGGATGAACTCGACGAAAATCGAAATATGTTTCTCgatgttagtatccctattacagg gtgtaaaaaggaggttctaacc acttccaatccgacactcGAAGCTATATGGAGTTTGCAGGAAACATCATATGTCAACATTTTTGCGACTTCTAGGCACATACCAGAAATCGAGCGCTACTTCGATGGTTCACTATGCATCGAAATACGGGCTTCCGATAGAGATGTGATGAAGTTCCTAGATGGCCAGATGTCGAAGCTCCCCTTAGCTATGAGAAAGAACGAAGGCCTCCAAGACCAAATCAAGGATGCTatctgttag
- a CDS encoding parasitic phase-specific protein PSP-1, producing the protein MPPMHKYNLPRPKISTSSPSIQSVSSGIRPRSLAPLPSNSHIGIMSATHLPNGYKSFGPKANCTLEVCPLEASLLRYRPSVPVNGTFIGLFALAMIIHTIQGLRSKNWGFMASMIGGCLLEIVGYVGRLILNDNPFSFGGFLLQIICITVGPVFFCAAIYVMLSKVIIHVDRSISRFNPKLCYFVFIPCDIVSLILQATGGALSSIASDKAAVQRGVNVSLAGLIFQVVCLVAFCALFADYLIICMRTNARQRMTKNMKIFLAFLFISTILILVRCSYRIEELKEGYFSPMFRDQPLFIGLESSVMVVAVFCLVIGNPAIGFSTTGERKESTASEAFDHLPSRQDSMPMEMSGRKDTLPGSINV; encoded by the exons ATGCCTCCAATGCATAAGTACAACCTACCGCGCCCCAAGATCTCAACGTCTTCTCCAAGCATCCAATCTGTCTCATCTGGCATCCGCCCTCGATCCCTAGCGCCTTTGCCCTCAAACTCTCACATCGGCATCATGTCTGCGACTCATCTTCCGAACGGCTACAAGTCGTTCGGCCCGAAGGCCAACTGTACTCTCGAGGTGTGCCCGCTGGAGGCTAGTCTTCTACGTTATCGCCCATCGGTGCCAGTCAACGGAACGTTCATCGGGCTCTTTGCCCTGGCTATGATCATACATACTATCCAGGGGCTTCGATCAAAGAACTGGGGGTTCATGGCTAGCATGATTGGTGGATGTCTACTCGAGATCGTTGGCTACGTCGGAAGACTAATCCTCAACGACAACCCATTTTCTTTTGGCGGGTTTCTTCTGCAGATTA TCTGCATTACTGTCGGTCCAGTCTTCTTCTGTGCTGCCATCTATGTCATGCTATCCAAAGT AATCATCCACGTCGATCGATCGATCTCTAGATTCAACCCGAAATTATGCTACTTTGTCTTTATCCCGTGCGACATCGTATCGCTTATTCTACAAGCAACTGGCGGTGCCCTATCCAGCATTGCGAGCGATAAGGCAGCCGTGCAAAGGGGCGTCAATGTCTCGTTAGCCGGGCTGATCTTCCAGGTTGTCTGCCTAGTCGCCTTTTGTGCTCTCTTCGCGGACTACCTCATTATCTGCATGAGGACAAACGCTCGACAACGCATGACGAAAAACATGAAGATCTTCTTGGCATTTCTCTTCATCTCTACTATTCTGATCTTGGTACGATGCTCTTACCGTATCGAGGAACTGAAGGAGGGATACTTCAGCCCAATGTTCCGCGATCAACCCTTGTTCATTGGACTCGAATCTTC TGTCATGGTAGTTGCAGTATTCTGCTTGGTCATCGGGAACCCTGCGATTGGCTTCAGCACGACCGGGGAGAGAAAAGAATCGACCGCGTCAGAAGCGTTCGATCACCTCCCATCGCGGCAGGATAGCATGCCTATGGAGATGAGCGGCAGAAAGGACACGCTGCCGGGCTCGATCAATGTATGA
- a CDS encoding cytochrome P450, producing the protein MALLSMPVVLFALPAFVIYYVVSTFLARRRILLFAKSNGATFPKHFSSKLPFGIDNVWRAVKVVRSGGDILDDVIAQKFKKCGDTFSTTGLFGPAEVNTIDPVNIQAILATKFRDFELGPRRIAQFKPLEGNNIFTHDGPLWEHSRSLFRSQFSRENINDLEGTERAVQALFRALPFVGQKTDDGALSVDIMPLIFRFTLDTATGFLFGETVDSQTAAALGKMSTSTSAVTAMAADQAGSDMSFASAFHEAQMYIALRARLQGLYFLAPSSVGTKSIDYIRRYVDHYVQLALKRAKPSTDKFILLDTLVEKTRDRGELRDQILGILLAGRDTTASLLSWVLLMLARHPAVFEKLRGEVVAEFGEYSEKPEGIDFATLKSSRYLQFVMRETLRVYNVVPLNSRYAVRDTVLPRGGGADGLSPIVIKKGQTVTFVPYLLHRRADIWADAMEFKPERWEGVRLDWNYIPFSGGPRICLGQQFALTEAAYFLVRLIQRFKSMEWIGPPGEPRKDIHFTMVPRDGVSVKLQYAES; encoded by the exons ATGGCGCTTCTCTCCATGCCAGTAGTGCTATTCGCGCTTCCAGCATTCGTGATCTACTACGTCGTCTCAACTTTCCTCGCCCGTCGTCGCATTCTTCTCTTTGCCAAGTCAAACGGCGCGACTTTTCCCAAGCACTTTTCCTCAAAGCTCCCTTTCGGCATCGACAATGTCTGGCGCGCCGTCAAGGTGGTGCGCAGCGGCGGCGACATCCTCGACGATGTCATTGCCCAAAAGTTCAAAAAGTGCGGTGACACCTTCAGCACTACAGGCCTCTTCGGCCCAGCCGAGGTAAATACGATCGATCCAGTCAACATCCAGGCCATCCTTGCGACGAAGTTTCGAGACTTTGAGCTCGGCCCGCGCAGGATCGCGCAATTCAAGCCGCTAGAGGGCAACAACATCTTCACCCACGATGGTCCCCTGTGGGAACATTCAAGATCGCTCTTCCGATCGCAGTTCTCGCGTGAGAACATCAACGACCTCGAAGGTACGGAACGTGCCGTTCAAGCTCTGTTCCGGGCCCTGCCATTCGTTGGCCAGAAGACGGACGACGGCGCCCTGTCTGTTGATATTATGCCCTTGATCTTCCGTTTCACCCTCGACACGGCAACTGGCTTCCTCTTTGGTGAAACGGTCGATTCACAAACGGCCGCTGCTCTAGGCAAGATGTCGACATCGACAAGTGCGGTGACGGCTATGGCGGCGGACCAAGCAGGAAGCGACATGTCCTTCGCGTCGGCCTTCCACGAGGCGCAAATGTACATCGCTCTGCGCGCCCGGCTGCAGGGGCTGTACTTCTTGGCACCAAGTAGCGTGGGCACTAAGTCCATTGACTACATCCGTCGATACGTCGACCACTACGTTCAGCTGGCTCTCAAGCGCGCGAAGCCGTCGACGGATAAGTTTATCTTGCTGGATACTCTCGTAGAGAAAACGCGAGACCGCGGGGAGCTGCGGGACCAGATCCTAGGGATACTTCTGGCGGGTCGGGATACCACGGCATCTTTACTCTCGTGGGTGCTGCTGATGCTTGCGCGGCACCCGGCTGTATTTGAGAAGCTTCGGGGAGAGGTGGTCGCGGAGTTTGGGGAGTACTCTGAGAAACCTGAGGGTATCGACTTTGCGACGCTCAAGTCTTCACGATATCTTCAATTTGTGATGCGGGAGACGTTAAGAGTGTACAATGTCGTGCCGCTCAACAGCCGGTATGCGGTACGGGATACGGTCTTGCCAAGAGGTGGCGGAGCTGATGGGTTATCGCCCATCGTGATCAAGAAGGGCCAGACCGTCACCTTTGTGCCGTATCTTCTGCATCGACGAGCGGATATCTGGGCGGATGCGATGGAGTTCAAGCCGGAGCGATGGGAGGGTGTCCGACTAGATTGGAACTATATTCCATTTAGTGGTGGTCCGAGGATCTGCTTGGGAC AACAATTTGCTCTCACAGAGGCTGCATATTTCTTGGTCAGACTCATCCAAAGGTTCAAGAGCATGGAGTGGATTGGACCGCCAGGCGAGCCGAGAAAGGACATCCACTTTACCATGGTCCCCAGAGATGGAGTCAGCGTCAAGCTCCAGTATGCTGAATCATAG